A genome region from Gemmatimonadaceae bacterium includes the following:
- a CDS encoding glycosyltransferase family 39 protein, whose product MARVTGRTGPALVLFSVVALLIRCLIAARGGLWRDEALFLFIVRFPSWSAMLEFLRLHESHPPLFYALMRLWLPLAGNGDMAARLLPVGIGVAIVPAIYLVGASLFSSRVGLLASGLAAISPALSAFSATARPYSLLPLVALISSYTLIRGLERGGRGVWTGHVVASLALLYTHNWGWLVLFGEWLAASLVLLIGVGRGRATAMREWLVAQIVIGIAYLPWAPRLVFQAQNAGHAPLLVDGWKEMVGLVALSAGVLLRSTIFAYPAVLPTAVLGAGELRRVRRDRAAGVTSTVVNKPVSAARSTRASLIVVLVVPVTAWLFATLLSPRSNLILARCLVTLAPLMLLALAHWLVGRRGGVMPLWWAVLAALVATYCVALVALIRTTPSNARELAAAVTARTEPSDLLIIAPEPLASSFNYYYVLPIEQIDFPHFGREEAVDFAGLANRVADPVAFTRVKQRIAEARCAGRRAWLIVDASQVHEFSAESIRRVLRSADFNAVAAVRANQIREELVSHYGAPDTTVAVRGRAPRYEELRAFLFTPEGACARR is encoded by the coding sequence ATGGCGCGGGTAACGGGCAGAACCGGGCCAGCCCTCGTCCTCTTTTCAGTTGTCGCGTTGCTCATACGTTGCCTCATTGCGGCGCGCGGCGGCCTGTGGCGTGACGAAGCCCTCTTTTTGTTCATCGTCCGCTTCCCCTCATGGAGCGCGATGCTGGAGTTTCTCCGGCTCCACGAATCTCACCCTCCGCTCTTCTACGCGCTCATGCGCTTGTGGCTGCCACTCGCTGGAAACGGCGACATGGCGGCTCGGCTGCTGCCGGTAGGCATTGGTGTCGCGATTGTCCCGGCCATATATCTCGTGGGCGCGTCGCTGTTCTCATCGCGCGTCGGCCTTCTCGCGTCGGGTCTCGCCGCAATATCTCCAGCTCTAAGCGCGTTTTCAGCCACAGCGCGTCCGTACTCCTTGCTGCCGCTTGTCGCACTGATTTCAAGCTACACCTTGATACGCGGTCTCGAGCGTGGTGGGCGCGGTGTGTGGACAGGCCACGTCGTAGCCAGCCTCGCCTTGCTTTACACGCACAACTGGGGATGGCTCGTCCTCTTCGGCGAATGGCTTGCAGCGAGTCTGGTGCTGCTCATCGGCGTCGGTCGTGGGCGCGCGACGGCGATGAGAGAGTGGCTTGTCGCGCAGATCGTAATCGGGATTGCGTATTTACCGTGGGCCCCACGGCTGGTCTTCCAGGCGCAAAATGCGGGGCACGCGCCGCTGTTAGTGGATGGTTGGAAGGAAATGGTCGGATTGGTCGCTCTTTCCGCCGGGGTGCTGCTCCGATCAACGATTTTCGCGTACCCGGCTGTTCTCCCGACTGCTGTTCTCGGCGCCGGAGAACTTAGGCGGGTGCGCCGAGATCGAGCCGCGGGAGTGACGTCCACCGTTGTGAACAAGCCGGTGTCAGCCGCGAGGAGCACGCGCGCTTCACTGATCGTCGTACTTGTTGTTCCAGTCACCGCTTGGCTCTTCGCAACCCTCTTGTCTCCTCGCTCCAACCTGATACTCGCGCGCTGCCTGGTGACGCTCGCTCCGCTGATGCTTCTTGCGCTTGCGCATTGGCTGGTCGGCCGTCGTGGCGGCGTCATGCCACTATGGTGGGCCGTCCTTGCAGCGCTTGTTGCAACATATTGCGTTGCACTCGTCGCATTGATTAGAACCACGCCCTCAAACGCAAGGGAGCTCGCCGCCGCGGTCACGGCGCGTACAGAGCCGTCGGATCTTCTGATCATCGCACCCGAGCCGCTCGCGTCGTCCTTCAACTACTACTACGTGCTTCCTATAGAGCAGATAGACTTCCCGCATTTTGGGCGCGAGGAGGCAGTCGACTTCGCTGGGCTGGCCAACCGGGTGGCTGATCCAGTCGCGTTCACCCGCGTAAAACAGCGTATCGCGGAAGCGCGCTGCGCTGGTCGGCGTGCGTGGCTCATCGTGGACGCGAGCCAAGTGCACGAATTCTCTGCCGAAAGTATCAGGCGGGTGCTACGATCAGCGGACTTCAACGCGGTTGCCGCGGTGAGGGCAAACCAGATTCGGGAGGAACTGGTTTCCCATTATGGCGCGCCCGACACAACCGTCGCTGTACGCGGTCGCGCGCCGCGATACGAGGAGCTTCGCGCGTTTCTATTCACACCGGAGGGAGCATGCGCCCGGAGATAA